One region of Quercus lobata isolate SW786 chromosome 2, ValleyOak3.0 Primary Assembly, whole genome shotgun sequence genomic DNA includes:
- the LOC115962468 gene encoding uncharacterized protein LOC115962468 — MSKGKEKVSSSKQFRWLPPMHEMMLRILTEEAAKGNKPSRTFKAGSFALVEKEITAQFGVERHQSYVDNRMRTLRTMWSTIQTLRKKSGFGWDDNLKMITCNSKTYQEEVMAHRKHAEYLNKKIDFYDELAIVVGKDTTTGVFSKSYVDIENEPDNGDSAEFVSDNVEEGVVEKGKNAVESSTTGSGISKSRKRRRATSNADDNVLTDLSDQLKEIAVALKEINRGSVDYIALYNEVMAMMADGYSEDILATALDNLCENEKTARGFLAKNARLRKLWLDGFLFAQI; from the exons ATGTCAAAGGGCAAAGAGAAAGTTAGCAGCAGCAAGCAATTTAGGTGGCTGCCACCCATGCATGAAATGATGCTTAGGATACTTACAGAGGAGGCTGCAAAGGGCAATAAGCCCTCTAGAACTTTCAAGGCCGGCTCCTTTGCTCTTGTAGAGAAGGAGATAACAGCCCAATTCGGGGTTGAGCGCCACCAGTCTTATGTTGACAACCGGATGCGAACTCTAAGGACCATGTGGTCCACTATTCAGACTCTTAGAAAGAAGAGTGGATTTGGTTGGGACGATAATCTGAAAATGATAACTTGCAACTCTAAAACATACCAAGAAGAAGTTATG GCGCATCGAAAGCATGCGGAatatctaaacaaaaaaattgacttttatGATGAATTAGCGATTGTTGTGGGGAAGGACACAACCACGGGTGTCTTTTCTAAGTCCTATGTGGATATTGAAAATGAGCCAGACAATGGGGATAGTGCGGAGTTTGTTTCAGACAATGTAGAGGAAGGTGTGGTTGAGAAAGGGAAGAATGCAGTCGAGTCATCCACCACTGGGTCGGGAATTTCCAAGTCCCGCAAAAGAAGGCGTGCAACTTCTAATGCTGATGATAATGTGCTGACTGATCTGTCTGATCAGCTGAAGGAAATAGCTGTGGCTCTGAAAGAAATCAATCGGGGCTCGGTGGATTACATAGCTCTGTACAATGAGGTAATGGCTATGATGGCGGATGGATATAGCGAAGATATACTCGCAACTGCCTTAGACAATCTTTGTGAAAATGAGAAGACAGCTCGTGGATTTCTAGCCAAGAATGCTAGGTTGAGGAAGTTGTGGTTAGATGGTTTTTTGTTCGCAcaaatttga